CCGCGAGCTGCTCGCGCAGCGCCTCGGCCTGCGCGGCGAGCGGCGGAGCATGGATGACGAGCACCTTCGCGGCCGCGGGCGGCAGCACGGCGGCCAGGTCGGCGACCAGTCCGCGGCCGACGCGGACGTCGTAGGACGAGGCTCCCGTGACGGGGATGACGGTGATGTCGGTCATGATCCTCCGGCCGCGGCGGCGCGGTCGCACGCCCACTCGGCAATCTCTTCGGCGATGTGGTCGATGGGGCGCGACGAGGTGTCCCACGTGGCGACGGCGAGGGCGGTGTAGGTCGGCATCCGGCTCGCGACAAGGTCGACCCAGGCGCCGATGCCGTCGCGCACGAGCGGACGGGTCTCGGGGTCGAGCCGCTCGGCGGCCGCCTCGGGGCTGATCGTGAGCAGCACGACCGGCAGGCCATCCACGGCCTCGGCGATGCTCGGCGTCATGACGGCGCCCCCGCCGAGCGAGACGACCGCGCCGGGCTGCCGCAGCGCTTCCGCGACCGCGTCGGCCTCGAGGGCGCGGAACGCGGCCTCCCCCCGCGTCGCGAAGATCTCGGGGATCGGGCCGTTTGCGGCGACGATCTGCTTGTCGGTGTCGATGAACGGTGCTTCGAGGATGCGCCCCAGGCGCTTGCCGACGCGCGACTTCCCGGCGGCCGGAGGGCCGATGAGCACGACGAGCGGGCCGCGAACGGGCCCGGGTTCGACGGCGTCAGCCACGACCGTCGGAGACCGCCGTCGTGAGGGTCGCGGGCATCGCCGCGAGGTAGCCCTCGAAGTTGCGGCGGGTCTCGGCGATCGAGTCGCCCCCGAACTTCTCGAGCACGGCCTCGGCGAGCACGAGCGCGACCATGGCCTCGGCGACGACGCCCGCGGCGGGCACGGCGCACACGTCGGAGCGCTGGTGGTGAGCGGGGGCGGCCTCGCCCGTCGAGGTGTCGACGGTGCGCAGTGCGTGCGGCACGGTCGCGATGGGCTTCATGCCCGCACGCACGCGCAGCACGGTTCCCGTGCTCATGCCGCCCTCGGTGCCGCCCGCGCGATCGCTCAGCCGCTCAATGCGGCCGTCGTCGACGACGAGCTCGTCGTGCGCGGCCGAGCCACGGCGGCGCGTGGTCTCGAAGCCGTCGCCGACCTCGACACCCTTGATGGCCTGGATGCCCATGAGCGCAGCGGCGAGCTTGGCGTCGAGACGGCGGTCCCAGTGCACGTAGGAGCCGAGCCCCGGCGGCACGCCATAGGCGAGCACCTCGACGACGCCGCCCAGGGTGTCGCCCTCCTTGTGGGCCGCGTCGACTTCCGCGACCATGGCCGCGCTCGTCTCGGGGTGCAGGCACCGCAGCGGATCGGCGTCGAGGCGATCGACGTCGTCGGGCAGCGGCAGGGGCGCGTCATCGGGCACGCGTACCGGCCCGATCGCGAGCGTGTGGGCGACGAGGCGGATGCCGAGCTCGCCGAGGAACGATCGCGCGACCGCGCCGAGCGCGACGCGCGCCGCCGTCTCTCGCGCACTCGCGCGCTCGAGCACGGGGCGCGACTCGTCGAATCCGTACTTCTGCATGCCGACGAGGTCGGCGTGGCCGGGGCGCGGCCGCGTGAGCGGCGCACCGCGCGCGCCGGTCAGCTCGGCCGGGTCGACCGGGTCGGCGCTCATGATGGTCGTCCACTTGGGCCACTCGGTGTTGCCGATGCGTAGGGCGATGGGGCTGCCCATGCTCCGCCCGTGGCGCACGCCACCCGAGATCGTCAGCTCGTCCTGCTCGAACTTCATGCGGGCACCGCGCCCGTAGCCGAGCTTGCGGCGCTGCATGTCGGCCTGGATGGCCTCGCGCAGCACGGGCACGCCCGCGGGCATCCCCTCGAGCACGGCGATCAATTCAGGGCCGTGGGATTCCCCGGCGGTCAACCAGCGCAGCATGCCCCCATCCTCCCATGATCGATGGAGGCAGGATGCCGCGAGCCGCCTCAGACGGCGTCGAGCGCCGCGCGCATCGCGGCCTCGACACCCGCCTCATCGCCGAGCGGCGAATCGGTCTGGCCCGAGACGAAGAACCGCACCTGGCGCACGGCCTGGTGCAGCAGCATGTCGCGCCCCGAGGCCACGCGCCCACCGACCTCGAGCCACTGGGCGGCGAGCGGTCCCGGCCAGGGGTGGTAGGTCACGTCGAGCGCGACCGCCGTGGTGCGGGCGTCGAACGGCAACTGCTGGCGCAGACCGACGCCGTTCGGAAGCGTCCACGCGACCACGTCGGCACCTTCGACGACGTGCTCGAGATCGCCGAGCCGCACCACGTCGAGCTCGAGCCCCAGATCGTCGGCAAGCTGCGCGAGCGCTGCGGTGCGGGCGGGTTCGCGCACGGCGACGGTTGCGCTGCGCACCCCGAGGCCGTCGAGCGCCACGAGCACCGAGCGGGCCGTGGCTCCCGCTCCCGCGACGACGGCGTGCCGTGCGTTCTCGAGCCCGGCATCGAGCAGCGACCGCTCGATGCCAGCGACATCGGTGTTGCGCACGATGCGGCGTCCGTCGTCGGCCAGCAGGAGGGTGTTCGCGGCGCCGGTCAGCGAGACGGCGTCGTCCCATTCGTCGGCGAGACGGTACAGCTCCTCCTTGAGCGGCATCGTCGCCGACAGCCCCCGCCAGCTGCGGTCGAGACCGTCGACGAAGCCGCGCAGCTCATGCTCGCGCACCTCGTGCCGGTCGTACCGCCAGTCGAGGCCGAGCTGCCGGTAGGCGGCCGTGTGCAGCACGGGCGAGAGCGAGTGCTCGACGGGGTGCCCGAGCACCCCGAGACGCCTAGGCACAGTAGGCCGCATTCTCCTCACTCGCCCGGCACCAG
The sequence above is a segment of the Microcella humidisoli genome. Coding sequences within it:
- the aroC gene encoding chorismate synthase — translated: MLRWLTAGESHGPELIAVLEGMPAGVPVLREAIQADMQRRKLGYGRGARMKFEQDELTISGGVRHGRSMGSPIALRIGNTEWPKWTTIMSADPVDPAELTGARGAPLTRPRPGHADLVGMQKYGFDESRPVLERASARETAARVALGAVARSFLGELGIRLVAHTLAIGPVRVPDDAPLPLPDDVDRLDADPLRCLHPETSAAMVAEVDAAHKEGDTLGGVVEVLAYGVPPGLGSYVHWDRRLDAKLAAALMGIQAIKGVEVGDGFETTRRRGSAAHDELVVDDGRIERLSDRAGGTEGGMSTGTVLRVRAGMKPIATVPHALRTVDTSTGEAAPAHHQRSDVCAVPAAGVVAEAMVALVLAEAVLEKFGGDSIAETRRNFEGYLAAMPATLTTAVSDGRG
- a CDS encoding shikimate dehydrogenase, encoding MLGHPVEHSLSPVLHTAAYRQLGLDWRYDRHEVREHELRGFVDGLDRSWRGLSATMPLKEELYRLADEWDDAVSLTGAANTLLLADDGRRIVRNTDVAGIERSLLDAGLENARHAVVAGAGATARSVLVALDGLGVRSATVAVREPARTAALAQLADDLGLELDVVRLGDLEHVVEGADVVAWTLPNGVGLRQQLPFDARTTAVALDVTYHPWPGPLAAQWLEVGGRVASGRDMLLHQAVRQVRFFVSGQTDSPLGDEAGVEAAMRAALDAV
- a CDS encoding shikimate kinase, whose amino-acid sequence is MADAVEPGPVRGPLVVLIGPPAAGKSRVGKRLGRILEAPFIDTDKQIVAANGPIPEIFATRGEAAFRALEADAVAEALRQPGAVVSLGGGAVMTPSIAEAVDGLPVVLLTISPEAAAERLDPETRPLVRDGIGAWVDLVASRMPTYTALAVATWDTSSRPIDHIAEEIAEWACDRAAAAGGS